Proteins from a single region of Cytophagaceae bacterium:
- a CDS encoding ParA family protein produces the protein MLPKVIAITNQKGGVGKTTTAVNLSAGLSARGYKVLLIDTDHQASCTVAFGLKTEYDNRSIYSALVGLSPIQDCIIRSGYPNLDIIPSTPHLVGAEIELVNFTEREYILTEILEPIKPLYDFIFIDCPPSLGIVPVNSLMASDSIIIPLQCEFFGIEGLELILGTLKIIQKRLKPELYVEGILLTMHEEENLLSNQILHLMHENFGDQIFDTYIPRDGAFIDSTAKQVPVILDRKNYSEGARAYDRLILEFLEKYNLRKTIS, from the coding sequence ATGCTTCCTAAGGTCATTGCAATAACTAACCAAAAAGGTGGAGTTGGTAAAACCACCACTGCAGTCAATCTGTCTGCCGGCCTTTCTGCCCGTGGGTACAAAGTGCTGCTGATTGATACTGACCATCAGGCTAGTTGCACTGTGGCTTTTGGATTAAAAACCGAATACGACAACCGAAGTATATATTCTGCTCTGGTCGGTTTAAGTCCCATTCAGGACTGTATTATACGCTCAGGATATCCCAATCTCGACATTATTCCTTCAACGCCACATTTGGTTGGTGCCGAAATCGAACTCGTTAATTTTACCGAACGGGAATATATTCTGACAGAAATTCTGGAGCCAATAAAACCACTTTATGACTTTATTTTTATAGATTGTCCTCCGTCTTTAGGCATAGTGCCTGTCAATAGCTTAATGGCCAGCGACTCCATCATAATACCTCTGCAATGCGAGTTTTTTGGGATTGAAGGTTTGGAACTGATTTTAGGAACTTTAAAAATCATTCAAAAACGCCTTAAGCCTGAACTTTATGTTGAGGGAATATTACTCACTATGCACGAGGAAGAAAATTTATTGTCCAATCAGATATTACACCTGATGCATGAAAACTTCGGAGATCAGATTTTTGATACCTACATACCACGCGATGGAGCATTTATTGATTCTACTGCCAAACAGGTGCCGGTTATTCTGGATAGGAAAAATTATTCAGAAGGGGCACGAGCTTACGACAGGTTGATTTTGGAATTTTTAGAAAAGTATAATCTCAGAAAAACAATTTCCTGA
- a CDS encoding SusC/RagA family TonB-linked outer membrane protein: protein MVRKLHYLVVLFMLLSVGTMAQSLIGTVSDAKGERMPGVSVALKGTTVGTATDGDGKFALTIPNSLYNNAVLIVSFIGYNTLDVPVAGKSVLNITLEEGALNLNEVVVTALGIAREQKSLGYATTQIKANELIKVANTNVASSLYGKAPGVRIASGPGGATSPVNITVRGGNSLSLQTQPIIILDGVPIRNGAVSNDNYWGDQRQRGNGLNDINPEDIESLSILKGASAAALYGSEAVNGVVLITTKKGTGKGFSVDFNTNFSVDKVAYLPRFQNVRGAGAPLNVSNGGQDANGFIYYDTNGDGTKDTRGLLQYSINFGPKFDGQPIMSWDGVVRPYSAQPDGYKNLFQDAQNSQVNVAVTQSNSMVSSRLSFTRQDNEGVSLNAKNQRNIANLNTTFNFSKNFKTDVMVNYVNQNTMNRPYSTDRMINNFTGMLGRFDNGDWYKNRYETSQGYKAVIGATGQSVTPGENIIYNGYRADILDYMWRVYRYNVDEKSNRVISSITNTYNVTPNFSLRARFSNDFTSQNTDDRRATEKPLAFGYSGEYISTNELYSVLYGEFLATYVKKLTDKMELTVRGGYNATNSTFNLTSRSTDGGLSSENFFDVAASVNKANSDTRRQNRVIDAIVGVVNFDYDNFVYVEGTIRRDRTSTMHPDNNSFVYPSINSSLVFSQKWTMPSFLDYGKLRASWGIVGNYPGIYDAPLSYSQGTLGSQISGGSSVLYTELPWSFGNDNIAPERKHEYEIGLETRLFKNKIGLDITHYNAQIRNQILRTTLAATTGAGEILANTGTLRNKGIEIGLNTTPIKRKDFIWDLSVNYAWNRNTVEKLTDNSNEILHADYDGNAAQLRSTVGQPMGDLYAHGIATDASGNNIIQSDGLYKLDANWKKIGNTQPVGVGGIFNTLTFKSFTLNASIDYRLGGYVMPTGVNWMTSRGLTEESTKYMDAESGGLSYYMKDGKGIQTTASAGPNGETVYHDGMLLEGVTGEGQKNTNVISQAYYYWNVYNWGGPQYSSARYELYMDKATYVKMRELTLGYSLPANLTKKIGAKRVTVSVFGRNLFFLYRKLKDIDPEVLTAGTRWTQTINNAGTNPASRTVGIMLRSSF from the coding sequence ATGGTAAGAAAGCTACATTATTTGGTGGTCCTTTTCATGCTTCTGAGTGTCGGAACGATGGCTCAAAGCTTGATAGGTACCGTGTCAGATGCTAAAGGGGAAAGAATGCCCGGCGTATCTGTTGCATTGAAAGGAACTACGGTAGGAACTGCTACAGATGGCGATGGAAAATTTGCCCTGACAATTCCTAATTCTCTCTACAACAATGCTGTTTTGATTGTGTCTTTTATTGGATACAACACTCTGGATGTACCTGTTGCCGGGAAAAGTGTACTTAATATTACTTTGGAAGAGGGTGCTCTTAACTTAAACGAGGTAGTGGTAACAGCCCTGGGTATTGCTCGTGAGCAAAAATCGCTAGGTTATGCTACAACTCAAATCAAAGCCAATGAGTTAATAAAAGTAGCCAATACCAATGTGGCATCCTCATTGTATGGTAAAGCCCCAGGTGTTCGTATTGCGAGTGGTCCTGGTGGTGCTACCAGTCCTGTAAATATTACCGTAAGGGGAGGTAACTCACTTTCGCTTCAAACCCAGCCAATTATTATTCTTGACGGTGTGCCTATCAGAAACGGTGCAGTTAGCAATGACAATTATTGGGGTGACCAACGTCAGAGAGGAAACGGTCTGAATGACATCAACCCTGAGGATATTGAAAGCCTTTCGATACTAAAAGGTGCATCAGCAGCAGCTCTTTATGGTTCTGAAGCTGTTAATGGTGTAGTTTTGATAACTACAAAAAAAGGAACTGGCAAAGGGTTTTCTGTAGATTTTAATACTAATTTTTCAGTTGACAAAGTGGCCTACCTTCCACGTTTTCAAAATGTCAGAGGTGCCGGTGCTCCTTTAAATGTAAGCAATGGAGGTCAGGACGCCAATGGATTCATATATTATGATACCAACGGTGATGGCACCAAAGATACCAGAGGATTATTGCAATATTCTATAAATTTTGGACCTAAGTTTGATGGCCAGCCTATTATGTCATGGGACGGAGTGGTTCGCCCATATTCGGCACAGCCTGATGGTTATAAAAATTTGTTCCAGGATGCTCAAAACTCACAAGTCAATGTGGCAGTTACCCAATCTAACAGTATGGTTTCTTCCCGTCTTTCATTTACCCGTCAGGACAATGAAGGCGTGAGCCTAAATGCAAAAAACCAGAGAAATATCGCCAACCTCAATACCACTTTTAATTTCTCGAAGAATTTTAAGACCGATGTAATGGTAAACTATGTCAATCAGAATACCATGAACAGGCCTTATTCAACAGACCGAATGATCAACAACTTCACCGGTATGCTGGGTAGGTTTGATAATGGTGATTGGTATAAAAACAGATATGAAACCAGCCAGGGGTATAAGGCCGTTATTGGAGCGACTGGTCAATCAGTAACTCCTGGTGAGAACATTATTTACAATGGATATAGGGCCGATATTTTGGACTACATGTGGAGAGTTTACAGATACAATGTCGATGAGAAAAGTAACCGTGTAATTTCAAGTATTACCAATACTTATAATGTTACTCCAAATTTTAGTTTAAGAGCCAGATTCTCAAACGACTTTACTTCTCAAAATACTGACGACAGAAGGGCAACAGAGAAACCTCTCGCATTTGGATATTCAGGTGAATACATATCTACAAACGAGCTTTACAGTGTTTTATATGGCGAATTCTTAGCTACCTATGTTAAAAAATTGACTGATAAAATGGAGTTGACAGTACGTGGAGGTTATAATGCCACCAATAGTACTTTTAATCTTACCAGCAGGTCCACCGATGGAGGATTAAGTTCAGAGAATTTCTTTGATGTAGCAGCTTCGGTAAATAAAGCAAACAGTGATACTCGTCGCCAGAATAGAGTAATTGATGCTATAGTTGGTGTAGTAAATTTTGATTATGACAATTTTGTTTATGTGGAAGGAACAATCAGAAGAGACCGTACCTCAACAATGCACCCAGATAATAATAGTTTTGTTTATCCATCTATTAACTCAAGTTTGGTTTTCTCACAAAAATGGACAATGCCTTCATTCCTGGATTATGGAAAATTGAGAGCATCATGGGGTATTGTGGGTAACTATCCTGGTATTTATGATGCACCGCTCTCTTATTCTCAAGGTACATTGGGCAGCCAGATTTCTGGAGGTAGTTCAGTGCTTTACACCGAGCTTCCGTGGTCATTTGGAAACGATAATATTGCTCCTGAACGTAAACATGAATATGAAATTGGTTTAGAAACCAGGCTGTTTAAAAACAAAATTGGTTTGGATATCACTCATTACAATGCCCAGATCAGAAATCAAATCCTGAGAACTACTCTTGCGGCTACAACTGGTGCAGGTGAGATTTTAGCCAATACCGGTACACTTAGAAATAAAGGTATAGAAATTGGTCTTAATACTACGCCAATCAAAAGAAAAGATTTTATCTGGGATTTGAGCGTTAATTATGCCTGGAACCGCAATACAGTAGAAAAACTTACTGATAATTCTAACGAAATCTTACATGCAGATTACGATGGAAATGCGGCCCAACTTCGTTCTACTGTGGGTCAGCCAATGGGTGATTTGTACGCACACGGTATCGCAACCGATGCAAGTGGTAATAATATTATCCAAAGCGATGGATTATATAAATTGGATGCTAACTGGAAAAAAATTGGAAATACACAACCTGTTGGGGTGGGAGGTATTTTTAATACTTTAACATTTAAAAGTTTCACTTTAAATGCATCAATAGACTATAGACTAGGTGGTTATGTTATGCCTACCGGAGTTAACTGGATGACATCAAGAGGTCTAACCGAAGAATCTACCAAATATATGGATGCAGAAAGTGGCGGTCTTTCTTATTATATGAAAGATGGAAAAGGAATTCAAACTACTGCTTCTGCCGGGCCAAATGGCGAAACTGTTTATCATGATGGTATGCTTCTGGAAGGTGTTACTGGCGAAGGTCAAAAAAATACAAACGTTATTTCTCAGGCATATTACTACTGGAATGTATATAACTGGGGAGGTCCTCAATATAGTAGTGCCAGGTATGAGCTGTATATGGATAAAGCTACTTATGTAAAAATGCGTGAGTTGACTTTAGGTTATTCTCTTCCTGCTAACTTAACAAAGAAAATTGGAGCTAAAAGAGTAACTGTTTCCGTTTTTGGCCGAAATCTTTTCTTTTTGTATAGAAAACTTAAAGATATTGACCCTGAAGTACTTACAGCTGGAACCAGATGGACACAAACCATCAATAATGCAGGTACAAACCCTGCCTCGCGTACAGTTGGTATCATGTTGAGATCATCATTCTAA
- a CDS encoding SusD/RagB family nutrient-binding outer membrane lipoprotein, whose product MKKLLIIATLSFGLVVTSCQKSDFEDAYTDPSKISQSTVEKQFAGFIYTTRETVIPSYWNYFVINRITVNRYSQVVGWVNSENQYVPGSAAVGDRWTNFYKGLAQFREIEKIYAGLTDVEKKDRRIYIIAATTFLYDQLHKVVDLHGDIPFSEAGMLSAKGGDYLNANPKYDTAEAIYTKMLDDLKTFSDELNSISVIPGIMAGFKTQDLINNGDLTLWKKYVNSLRLRLLTRVSGSSTLGARSKTEIGAILADPTKYPVVTKYDENIQIDIFNLGSQINSTGFRTGLEDWDGNVAGKVMIDKMVASSDPRLDVIFEKGQAATEHVGLDPLGLPSNQQVLVTDGKVSRYNRSTISRNEYFPGVLITASEVDYLKAEYYLNNGNDAAAKTSYESGIKNSISFYKKMREISNDNTTPSVAETTPEKLLNDSPESWGKATSNAAKMALIAGQRWIHFNVVQPTENWAEIRRTDLPSLTFWTDNAGTQKTVPSRWQYPGNETTYNVANYETVKSKDNLNTKIFWDLK is encoded by the coding sequence ATGAAAAAACTTTTAATAATAGCAACATTGAGCTTCGGACTGGTGGTCACCTCTTGTCAGAAGTCAGACTTTGAAGATGCTTACACCGATCCTTCCAAAATATCACAATCGACGGTTGAAAAGCAGTTTGCAGGGTTTATTTACACTACCAGAGAAACAGTAATACCTTCCTATTGGAATTATTTTGTAATTAACCGAATCACTGTAAATCGTTATAGCCAGGTAGTTGGCTGGGTAAATTCAGAAAATCAATACGTGCCGGGATCGGCAGCGGTTGGCGACAGATGGACTAACTTTTACAAAGGTTTGGCTCAGTTTCGTGAAATTGAGAAAATATATGCTGGATTGACTGATGTCGAAAAGAAAGATCGCAGGATTTATATTATAGCTGCAACTACCTTCCTTTATGACCAACTGCATAAAGTGGTTGATTTGCATGGTGACATTCCTTTTTCAGAAGCCGGAATGTTAAGTGCAAAAGGAGGCGACTACCTCAATGCCAATCCAAAGTATGATACAGCCGAAGCCATTTATACTAAAATGTTGGATGATTTGAAAACTTTTAGTGACGAATTGAATTCTATTTCGGTAATCCCCGGAATTATGGCCGGTTTTAAAACTCAGGATTTAATCAATAATGGTGATTTGACGCTTTGGAAAAAATATGTTAATTCATTAAGATTAAGGTTACTAACAAGGGTAAGTGGAAGCTCAACCCTGGGTGCCAGATCAAAAACTGAAATTGGTGCCATTTTGGCTGACCCAACAAAATACCCGGTGGTTACAAAATACGATGAGAATATTCAGATTGATATTTTCAATCTTGGATCTCAGATTAATTCTACCGGTTTTAGAACCGGACTGGAAGATTGGGACGGAAACGTAGCAGGTAAAGTTATGATTGACAAAATGGTGGCAAGTTCTGATCCAAGGCTTGATGTCATTTTTGAAAAAGGTCAGGCCGCAACTGAGCATGTTGGCTTAGACCCTCTTGGATTACCATCTAATCAACAGGTATTGGTTACTGACGGTAAAGTTTCCAGGTATAACCGTTCTACAATTAGTCGTAACGAATATTTTCCGGGCGTATTGATTACTGCTTCAGAAGTTGACTATCTAAAAGCCGAATATTATTTGAATAACGGTAATGATGCCGCAGCAAAAACTTCTTATGAAAGTGGTATAAAAAATTCAATCTCTTTCTATAAAAAAATGAGAGAGATTAGTAATGATAACACTACACCAAGTGTGGCTGAAACTACTCCTGAGAAATTATTGAACGATAGCCCTGAAAGCTGGGGTAAAGCGACTTCAAATGCGGCCAAAATGGCCCTGATAGCTGGTCAACGTTGGATACACTTTAATGTGGTTCAACCTACAGAGAATTGGGCGGAAATCAGAAGAACCGACCTTCCGTCGCTTACTTTCTGGACCGATAATGCCGGAACTCAAAAAACTGTTCCCTCAAGATGGCAATATCCGGGTAATGAAACAACATACAATGTTGCTAATTATGAGACAGTAAAATCAAAAGACAACTTGAATACCAAAATATTTTGGGACTTAAAGTAA
- a CDS encoding ROK family transcriptional regulator — MLDSFGSSKESAVEIKKGRQKKDILKTLFADKSYTIAELSDILYISIPSLTQHVEDLLIDGWLTGEEVDNKKQGRRPTYYSLNPNKKANLLIDISVNGVGLYLINFQNNIICENSYDYVLEDSSKYLEGLLKLIDHFLKTYGNAGFEIVSAGVSMPGLVNSEININYTYPKIKLGSNGLCKSVLKKFGMPCFELNDSKATVNGEALFGLGADLSHVLSINMDWGIGLAVYTGGTIFTGANGFAGELGHIQVAPDGELCSCGKVGCLDTVTSAKSLLKSIKKGLKEGKVSLLSKYRDNLESIDMEMIIDAVQNGDEFAIDLLYNIGIEIGKGLSIAVHLFNPQIIIIDGILSKAGKFIVNPIEHSINKYCLPDFKNQLKIEVSQLGNSARLFGLNAFVAQNIFKND; from the coding sequence ATTTTAGATTCTTTCGGTTCATCTAAAGAATCTGCAGTTGAGATCAAAAAAGGAAGACAAAAAAAGGATATTCTAAAAACCCTTTTTGCAGACAAATCATATACAATAGCCGAACTTTCGGATATTCTGTACATTAGTATCCCTTCTCTAACCCAGCATGTAGAAGACTTACTCATTGATGGATGGTTAACTGGTGAGGAAGTTGACAATAAAAAGCAAGGGAGAAGACCAACCTATTATTCTTTAAATCCCAATAAAAAAGCCAATCTTTTGATTGATATTTCAGTAAATGGGGTTGGGCTTTATCTTATCAATTTTCAAAACAATATAATTTGTGAAAACTCGTATGACTATGTTTTGGAAGATAGTTCTAAATATCTCGAAGGACTTCTTAAGTTAATTGACCATTTTTTAAAAACGTATGGAAATGCCGGATTCGAAATTGTTTCGGCAGGGGTATCTATGCCTGGTTTGGTCAATTCAGAAATCAACATTAACTACACTTATCCAAAAATAAAATTAGGCTCCAATGGACTTTGCAAGTCTGTTTTAAAAAAGTTTGGCATGCCTTGTTTTGAACTCAATGACTCCAAAGCTACAGTTAATGGTGAAGCATTGTTTGGCCTGGGTGCTGATTTATCGCATGTATTAAGTATAAATATGGACTGGGGGATAGGTCTTGCTGTTTACACTGGGGGCACTATATTTACCGGTGCCAATGGCTTCGCAGGTGAGTTAGGACATATTCAGGTTGCTCCCGATGGCGAACTATGCAGTTGCGGAAAAGTTGGATGTCTTGATACGGTCACTTCTGCCAAGTCATTGCTTAAAAGTATAAAAAAAGGTTTAAAGGAAGGAAAAGTCTCCTTATTATCAAAATATCGAGATAACCTCGAATCTATTGATATGGAGATGATTATCGATGCTGTACAAAATGGAGATGAGTTCGCAATTGATCTTTTATATAATATTGGTATCGAAATTGGAAAAGGGCTTTCTATTGCTGTACATCTTTTTAATCCTCAGATTATTATTATTGATGGTATCTTATCGAAAGCCGGCAAGTTTATTGTCAATCCAATAGAACATTCAATAAACAAATATTGCCTTCCTGATTTTAAAAATCAATTAAAAATCGAAGTTTCTCAACTGGGAAATTCAGCCCGACTTTTTGGACTGAATGCCTTTGTTGCTCAAAATATTTTCAAAAATGACTAA
- a CDS encoding glycoside hydrolase family 125 protein, whose product MTKISRRKFSELSLLSAAAIPFFSYKNLVIKNKISSDFPKVRVDISKRNYKDEVVEATILRIKENCKDKEIAWLFENCFPNTLDTTVSYEEKDGVPDTFVITGDIDAMWLRDSTAQVWPYLDLAVKSDGIKKLILGVINRQSKCIQIDPYANAFNHHPHRGDWFSDHTDMKEELHERKWEIDSLCYPVRLAYHFWKKTGDKTAFSDSWFKTAQTIFKTFKEQQRFDGPGPYRFGRTTSWSTDTVPGNGYGNNTRPNGLIHSTFRPSDDATLYPFLIPANYFALVSLKQMAEMSKTIYHNDAFAADCTKMAGQIKAALDKFAQYSHPVFGKIIPMEIDGFGNHLLQDDANVPNLLAMPYLGTIDRNDPLYVRTRKFVLSDSNPYFFKGKAAQGIGSPHTLVNQIWPIAIIIRAMTSTSDAEIIQQIKFLKKTHAGTGFMHESFDKDDASKFSRKWFAWANTLFGELILKIEKERPHLLKMEF is encoded by the coding sequence ATGACTAAAATTTCCCGTAGAAAATTCTCTGAACTGAGTTTACTCTCAGCGGCGGCAATTCCTTTTTTTTCCTATAAAAATTTAGTTATTAAAAATAAAATCTCATCTGATTTTCCTAAAGTTAGAGTCGATATTTCCAAAAGAAACTATAAAGATGAGGTAGTGGAAGCTACTATTTTAAGAATTAAAGAAAATTGCAAAGACAAGGAAATTGCCTGGCTCTTTGAAAACTGCTTCCCCAATACGCTTGATACTACGGTAAGTTATGAAGAAAAAGATGGGGTGCCAGATACTTTTGTGATTACCGGCGATATCGATGCTATGTGGCTCCGTGACAGTACTGCACAAGTGTGGCCCTATCTTGACCTTGCTGTAAAATCTGATGGAATCAAAAAATTAATTCTAGGAGTGATCAATAGGCAATCAAAATGTATTCAGATTGATCCTTATGCCAACGCCTTCAATCATCATCCGCATAGAGGTGACTGGTTTTCTGACCATACCGACATGAAAGAGGAACTACATGAGCGGAAATGGGAAATCGACTCATTGTGCTATCCGGTTAGATTGGCGTATCATTTCTGGAAAAAAACTGGAGACAAAACTGCATTTTCGGACAGTTGGTTTAAGACCGCCCAAACCATTTTTAAGACATTTAAAGAGCAACAGCGGTTTGATGGTCCGGGTCCATACCGTTTTGGAAGAACCACCAGCTGGTCAACCGATACAGTTCCGGGAAATGGATATGGTAACAATACAAGACCCAATGGCTTGATTCATAGTACTTTCAGGCCTTCTGATGATGCCACTTTATATCCATTTCTAATTCCGGCCAATTATTTTGCATTGGTTTCTTTGAAACAAATGGCCGAAATGTCAAAAACAATTTATCACAATGATGCTTTTGCAGCAGATTGCACCAAAATGGCTGGTCAAATCAAAGCTGCATTAGATAAATTTGCTCAATATTCCCATCCGGTTTTTGGAAAAATAATTCCTATGGAAATCGATGGATTTGGCAATCACTTGTTACAAGATGATGCCAATGTTCCCAATTTACTGGCTATGCCATATTTAGGAACTATTGATCGGAATGACCCATTGTATGTCAGAACCCGAAAATTCGTTTTAAGCGATTCAAATCCATATTTTTTCAAAGGAAAAGCCGCACAAGGTATCGGCAGTCCGCATACATTGGTAAATCAAATATGGCCAATTGCTATCATTATACGGGCTATGACCTCCACTTCTGATGCTGAAATTATCCAACAAATAAAATTCCTGAAAAAAACACATGCCGGCACGGGTTTCATGCATGAATCTTTTGACAAAGACGATGCATCGAAATTTTCCAGAAAATGGTTTGCATGGGCCAATACCCTTTTTGGAGAATTAATTCTGAAAATCGAAAAAGAAAGGCCACATTTGTTGAAAATGGAGTTTTAA
- a CDS encoding MBL fold metallo-hydrolase has protein sequence MTYFFIFLLISAGGIAWFVNLPKFGKLPSGERLEKIKASKNYRDGAFQNKEVTPDLADDANYFNVLKEFIFSDKNNKPSTIIPSIKTNLKALRPDEDVLVWFGHSSYFIQTDGKKFLVDPVFSGHASPMSFSIKAFDGTDVYSADDMPEIDFLIITHDHWDHLDYETVLKLKPKIGKIICGLGVGEHLELWGFSQEKIKEKDWDEFIDLGHGFEINTVTARHFSGRRFKRNQSLWMAYAMKTPTKRIFIGGDSGYGKHFAEIGEKFGPFDLAILENGQYNKAWPYIHLLPEQQIKASTELKALRILSVHSSKFALSNHSWTEPLELLTQNNKEGILNIATPKIGEKLMLNDKSQKFEKWWRE, from the coding sequence ATGACATACTTTTTCATTTTCCTGCTTATTTCGGCAGGAGGCATAGCTTGGTTTGTAAATCTGCCAAAATTTGGAAAACTACCATCAGGTGAAAGACTGGAAAAAATAAAAGCTTCGAAAAACTACCGGGATGGGGCTTTTCAAAATAAAGAAGTTACGCCAGACCTGGCAGATGACGCCAACTATTTTAATGTTCTTAAAGAATTTATCTTTTCTGATAAAAACAATAAGCCGTCAACCATAATACCATCGATAAAAACCAATCTGAAAGCCTTGAGACCAGATGAAGATGTATTGGTGTGGTTTGGTCACAGTTCTTATTTTATACAAACTGATGGCAAAAAATTCCTGGTTGACCCGGTATTTAGTGGCCATGCATCACCTATGTCTTTCAGTATCAAAGCCTTTGATGGGACCGACGTGTATTCCGCTGATGACATGCCTGAAATAGATTTCCTGATTATAACCCATGACCATTGGGATCATCTGGATTATGAAACAGTACTAAAATTGAAACCCAAAATCGGAAAGATAATCTGTGGCCTTGGCGTAGGCGAGCATCTGGAACTATGGGGATTTTCTCAGGAAAAAATAAAAGAAAAAGACTGGGATGAATTTATTGATTTAGGCCACGGTTTTGAAATTAACACTGTGACAGCCAGACATTTCTCTGGCAGGAGATTTAAACGCAACCAGTCGCTCTGGATGGCTTATGCTATGAAAACTCCAACTAAAAGAATATTTATAGGTGGTGATAGCGGCTATGGAAAACATTTCGCTGAAATTGGAGAAAAATTTGGTCCATTTGACCTGGCAATTCTTGAAAATGGCCAGTATAACAAAGCCTGGCCATATATTCATCTTTTGCCGGAGCAGCAAATTAAAGCCTCAACAGAATTAAAGGCATTAAGAATTTTGTCAGTACATTCCTCAAAATTTGCCCTTTCAAACCACAGTTGGACTGAACCGCTGGAACTTTTGACTCAAAACAACAAAGAGGGAATTTTGAATATCGCCACACCAAAAATCGGGGAGAAACTAATGCTGAATGACAAAAGTCAGAAGTTTGAAAAGTGGTGGAGGGAATAA
- a CDS encoding DUF2185 domain-containing protein produces MKNFKITEFDDLIESGKTCLVTNKITIDGMKVGFMYREEPDDEDDSGWRFLSGTEDDEYMDDPENMMMVDLNVVANYDKAILPILKKPVGSEWERIEGTNRWQVLEG; encoded by the coding sequence ATGAAAAACTTCAAAATCACAGAATTCGACGACCTGATAGAATCGGGGAAAACTTGTCTGGTAACTAATAAAATCACGATTGATGGTATGAAAGTGGGCTTTATGTACCGCGAAGAGCCTGACGACGAGGATGATTCTGGCTGGAGGTTTCTTTCCGGAACTGAAGATGACGAGTACATGGACGACCCCGAAAATATGATGATGGTTGACCTCAACGTAGTAGCCAATTATGACAAGGCCATATTACCGATACTCAAAAAGCCAGTTGGCTCAGAGTGGGAAAGGATAGAAGGCACCAATCGCTGGCAGGTTTTAGAAGGTTAA
- the bla gene encoding class A beta-lactamase, subclass A2: protein MKKVFLFLLLSTSIIAQNQPLEQQISNFLKEKKATVGVAINFENGKEVAYINPDVHLPMQSTFKFMIGLKVMELIEKGKLSLNQKISISKSTMQTDLYSPIKEKYPNGAELKISEILKYTVASSDNVGCDILLDLIGGPKAVQDFIHNKLKITDIAIVHNEKVMQSNWENQFKNWSTARAMNQIFINSFDKKSKPVLSKKSLDYIYEIMVKTETGQKRIKGLLPKNIVVSHKTGTSGTQNGVSAATNDFGIIVLPNGKRIYITVMVSDSKENAETNELIIAKIARMAFDHFNK from the coding sequence ATGAAAAAAGTGTTTTTGTTTCTATTGCTAAGTACTTCAATAATTGCTCAAAATCAACCTCTTGAACAACAAATATCCAATTTTCTGAAAGAAAAAAAAGCTACAGTTGGAGTAGCTATTAACTTTGAAAACGGAAAAGAAGTGGCATACATAAACCCTGATGTGCATCTGCCTATGCAAAGCACTTTCAAGTTTATGATTGGACTAAAAGTGATGGAACTAATAGAAAAAGGCAAACTTTCACTGAACCAGAAAATAAGCATCTCGAAATCTACCATGCAAACTGACCTTTACAGCCCTATAAAAGAAAAATATCCCAATGGTGCCGAGCTAAAAATTTCAGAAATCCTAAAATACACCGTAGCATCAAGTGACAATGTAGGCTGTGATATTTTACTCGATTTAATAGGCGGACCCAAAGCCGTACAGGATTTTATTCACAACAAATTAAAAATAACTGACATCGCCATTGTTCACAACGAAAAAGTGATGCAAAGCAACTGGGAAAATCAGTTTAAAAACTGGAGTACAGCCAGAGCTATGAACCAGATTTTCATCAATTCTTTTGACAAAAAAAGCAAGCCAGTTTTGAGTAAAAAAAGTCTGGATTATATATATGAAATCATGGTAAAAACCGAAACCGGCCAAAAAAGGATAAAAGGCCTTTTACCCAAAAACATAGTGGTTTCTCATAAAACAGGCACATCAGGCACTCAAAATGGCGTTTCGGCTGCCACCAATGACTTCGGTATAATAGTCTTGCCTAATGGCAAAAGAATTTATATTACTGTAATGGTGTCGGACTCAAAAGAGAATGCTGAAACCAATGAGTTAATTATCGCAAAAATCGCCCGTATGGCATTTGACCATTTCAATAAATAA